In Clostridia bacterium, a genomic segment contains:
- a CDS encoding flagella basal body P-ring formation protein FlgA, translated as MRAGTGVDGMPTAPRTTALIGAMVLLGMLVAGAAHASPAPLGAAVACALEPGETSASVAMIIQLVSPAVAGGPQIMLGDIAQIHVADESLKAELERVEVAPAPLPGAVRRVNIGQIQVRMRQRRLDPAMFTFVGPPEVTVEAATFLVEASAVERAATQALIASADYVLSEQDVAVVRNDAPQGARVSLGSVRLDARVAAPGADGVNPRADVKVLVDGTLMRTVSVWLRITAAPVVVRQSDVALVVDTGGVQVAVPAVALEDGRPGQRIKVRNTASGVEVVARVVDCRTVRAIIGTQGGQTQQ; from the coding sequence GTGAGGGCGGGAACTGGGGTTGATGGAATGCCGACTGCTCCACGCACTACTGCGCTCATTGGAGCGATGGTGCTATTGGGCATGCTCGTGGCGGGCGCTGCGCATGCATCGCCTGCTCCTCTCGGGGCAGCGGTCGCTTGCGCACTGGAGCCCGGAGAGACCAGCGCTTCGGTTGCGATGATCATTCAGCTGGTGAGCCCGGCCGTTGCAGGCGGGCCTCAGATAATGCTGGGCGACATCGCCCAGATCCATGTGGCAGACGAGTCGCTCAAGGCAGAGCTCGAGCGTGTGGAGGTTGCACCGGCGCCTCTCCCAGGCGCCGTCCGCAGGGTTAATATCGGGCAGATACAGGTGCGCATGAGGCAGAGGAGGCTCGACCCTGCGATGTTCACCTTCGTCGGTCCGCCGGAAGTGACTGTGGAAGCGGCCACGTTCCTCGTGGAGGCGTCTGCGGTTGAGCGGGCGGCAACTCAGGCGCTGATCGCGTCTGCGGATTATGTGCTGTCGGAGCAGGACGTGGCTGTGGTTCGCAACGACGCGCCCCAGGGCGCCAGGGTGAGCCTTGGCAGTGTGCGGCTTGATGCGCGTGTCGCTGCCCCGGGGGCGGATGGAGTCAACCCGCGGGCTGATGTGAAGGTGCTCGTGGACGGAACATTGATGCGAACCGTCTCGGTATGGCTCAGGATAACGGCTGCACCCGTTGTGGTCAGGCAGTCAGATGTTGCGCTTGTGGTCGACACAGGCGGGGTTCAGGTGGCCGTGCCAGCCGTAGCGCTGGAGGATGGGCGGCCAGGGCAGAGGATCAAAGTGCGCAACACCGCATCTGGAGTGGAGGTTGTCGCTCGCGTTGTGGATTGCCGCACTGTGCGAGCAATCATCGGTACGCAGGGGGGTCAAACACAACAATGA
- a CDS encoding flagellar basal body L-ring protein FlgH yields the protein MKKKASFCQVNGFRRTAIRRAATTAFAIAIGLLALVGTVSAQSLYKAADSPFTSMFSDYKARQVGDLLTIIVSEASYAQNRTQTQTGKAIGVDAKPGLGLFDFLPLARLDLGDSSKDSTQTSRSGRLTGIMTAEIIEVLPNGDLKIRGAREVSVNREKEQMTVVGTVRQRDILPNNTISSSMVANAEIAFSGAIYTGEKGGVFKTLWDGLVTVFNWIF from the coding sequence ATGAAAAAGAAAGCATCATTTTGCCAGGTGAATGGCTTCCGAAGGACCGCGATTCGGCGTGCGGCAACGACCGCGTTCGCTATCGCAATCGGCCTCCTCGCTCTGGTAGGCACTGTATCGGCTCAGTCGCTCTACAAGGCGGCTGATTCGCCGTTCACATCCATGTTCTCCGATTATAAGGCCCGTCAGGTCGGGGATCTGCTCACGATAATCGTCTCAGAGGCGTCGTATGCTCAGAATCGCACCCAGACTCAGACTGGCAAGGCAATCGGGGTGGATGCCAAGCCAGGCTTGGGGCTCTTCGACTTTTTGCCCCTCGCCAGGCTCGACTTGGGGGATTCCTCGAAGGACTCCACCCAAACCAGCCGCTCGGGCAGGCTAACCGGGATCATGACGGCGGAGATCATCGAGGTGCTGCCGAACGGGGATCTGAAGATACGTGGCGCCAGAGAGGTGTCGGTGAACAGGGAGAAGGAACAGATGACCGTGGTGGGGACAGTGAGGCAGCGGGACATCTTGCCCAACAACACGATATCCTCATCAATGGTAGCCAATGCGGAGATCGCGTTCTCTGGCGCCATCTACACTGGTGAAAAGGGCGGGGTATTCAAGACATTATGGGACGGCCTGGTCAC